The Pectinophora gossypiella chromosome 10, ilPecGoss1.1, whole genome shotgun sequence genome contains a region encoding:
- the LOC126370203 gene encoding uncharacterized protein LOC126370203 isoform X3, with protein sequence MSEDKAKLKALVAERGYIKGTLSRLNNFCHDADAMAATSREALREKRLRMSEAFQEYMQLNKAILVLADEDAENYGEYEDKYYESVGLLDKACSGPQTEAKPNGGENSNPGTFKNLPKINLPNFNGEKVVEYYPFINMFRSVIHTDKKLSSCEKLYYLRSYLSGEALELIRNLPLTDDNYVTAVKLLEKRYDNTPKIINYHVDSLLDLPAFTKCTAHNLRSLISTVNVNMEALKNLKQPVEHWDILLINILAKKIDIYTYRGFHLERNAREVPTLSEFLDYLEKRALALENTSEEKQPSFTAKSTRAPKVSGVAAAEKPQPACLAA encoded by the exons ATGAGTGAAGATAAGGCAAAGTTAAAGGCTCTCGTCGCCGAGCGGGGATATATCAAGGGGACTTTGTCACGGCTAAACAACTTTTGCCACGATGCTGATGCAATGGCGGCTACCTCGCGTGAGGCCTTACGTGAAAAACGTCTTCGCATGTCGGAGGCTTttcaagaatatatgcagttaAACAAGGCGATTTTAGTGCTGGCCGACGAGGACGCTGAAAATTACGGCGAATATGAGGACAAATATTACGAGTCTGTTGGGCTGCTGGATAAGGCCTGCTCGGGTCCGCAAACCGAGGCCAAACCGAATGGCGGTGAGAATTCTAACCCAGGTACGTTTAAAAACCTTCCAAAGATTAATTTACCCAATTTTAATGGGGAGAAAGTGGTAGAATATTATCCTTTCATTAACATGTTTCGTTCTGTGATTCACACAGACAAAAAATTAAGTTCATGCGAAAAACTTTATTACTTACGCTCTTATTTGAGTGGGGAAGCATTAGAGCTTATAAGAAATTTACCTTTAACCGACGATAATTACGTCACAGCTGTCAAACTCTTAGAAAAGAGGTATGACAATACccctaaaattattaattatcatgTGGACAGCTTACTGGATTTGCCTGCTTTTACTAAATGCACTGCACACAACCTGCGTTCCCTCATTAGCACTGTTAATGTGAACATGGAAgccttaaaaaacttaaaacagcCAGTGGAACATTGGGATATACTTCTCATTAACATACTAGCTAAAAAGATTGACATCTATACTTACCGGGGTTTCCACCTTGAGAGAAATGCTAGAGAAGTTCCCACACTATCTGAATTTCTTGATTATTTAGAGAAGCGTGCATTGGCACTGGAAAACACCTCGGAGGAGAAGCAGCCATCATTTACTGCTAAGTCTACGCGAGCTCCTAAAGTCAGCGGGGTAGCGGCAGCAGAGAAGCCTCAGCCAGCAT GTCTTGCAGCGTGA
- the LOC126370203 gene encoding uncharacterized protein LOC126370203 isoform X2, giving the protein MFTILFRVRFCIIYNLAKKSIIGCKKYIIRYLLHIVHIFIMSEDKAKLKALVAERGYIKGTLSRLNNFCHDADAMAATSREALREKRLRMSEAFQEYMQLNKAILVLADEDAENYGEYEDKYYESVGLLDKACSGPQTEAKPNGGENSNPGTFKNLPKINLPNFNGEKVVEYYPFINMFRSVIHTDKKLSSCEKLYYLRSYLSGEALELIRNLPLTDDNYVTAVKLLEKRYDNTPKIINYHVDSLLDLPAFTKCTAHNLRSLISTVNVNMEALKNLKQPVEHWDILLINILAKKIDIYTYRGFHLERNAREVPTLSEFLDYLEKRALALENTSEEKQPSFTAKSTRAPKVSGVAAAEKPQPACLAA; this is encoded by the exons ATGTTTACGATTTTATTTCGTGTtcgattttgtataatttataatttggcaAAGAAAAGCATAATtggttgtaaaaaatatataataagatacCTTTTACATATAGTACAT ATTTTCATAATGAGTGAAGATAAGGCAAAGTTAAAGGCTCTCGTCGCCGAGCGGGGATATATCAAGGGGACTTTGTCACGGCTAAACAACTTTTGCCACGATGCTGATGCAATGGCGGCTACCTCGCGTGAGGCCTTACGTGAAAAACGTCTTCGCATGTCGGAGGCTTttcaagaatatatgcagttaAACAAGGCGATTTTAGTGCTGGCCGACGAGGACGCTGAAAATTACGGCGAATATGAGGACAAATATTACGAGTCTGTTGGGCTGCTGGATAAGGCCTGCTCGGGTCCGCAAACCGAGGCCAAACCGAATGGCGGTGAGAATTCTAACCCAGGTACGTTTAAAAACCTTCCAAAGATTAATTTACCCAATTTTAATGGGGAGAAAGTGGTAGAATATTATCCTTTCATTAACATGTTTCGTTCTGTGATTCACACAGACAAAAAATTAAGTTCATGCGAAAAACTTTATTACTTACGCTCTTATTTGAGTGGGGAAGCATTAGAGCTTATAAGAAATTTACCTTTAACCGACGATAATTACGTCACAGCTGTCAAACTCTTAGAAAAGAGGTATGACAATACccctaaaattattaattatcatgTGGACAGCTTACTGGATTTGCCTGCTTTTACTAAATGCACTGCACACAACCTGCGTTCCCTCATTAGCACTGTTAATGTGAACATGGAAgccttaaaaaacttaaaacagcCAGTGGAACATTGGGATATACTTCTCATTAACATACTAGCTAAAAAGATTGACATCTATACTTACCGGGGTTTCCACCTTGAGAGAAATGCTAGAGAAGTTCCCACACTATCTGAATTTCTTGATTATTTAGAGAAGCGTGCATTGGCACTGGAAAACACCTCGGAGGAGAAGCAGCCATCATTTACTGCTAAGTCTACGCGAGCTCCTAAAGTCAGCGGGGTAGCGGCAGCAGAGAAGCCTCAGCCAGCAT GTCTTGCAGCGTGA
- the LOC126370203 gene encoding uncharacterized protein LOC126370203 isoform X1, giving the protein MKTKRGLCLNDIMLNGDVVQSELFDILVLLRTYRYILLCDVKAMYRQILVDEPFCCLQNILWRNSCNDPVQCIQLKTVTYGLKSSAFLATRCLMELANNFENEYPLASFVLKHSSYMDDIQCGSQDISELCRIKDELVKLMSEASFSLHKWFSNCPEILKDIPLELQYLGNRDLKENGNVCMKTLGLSYDVSTDALSMRCPQAEILERYTKRQVLSFISQFFDPLGLIGPVIVQAKHFMQKVWFLDLKWDDYLPDTLNTEWVDFATALVKMSSIDVPRNINVFSSQSLELVGYTDASDIAYGCCLYIRVVDDNKNVKVNLLCSKSRINPKNKKLTTPRLELNGALLLSMLAKKVYDVLSLKYNVKTFLYSDSQIVLAWVGTEPEKLGVYVHNRVKQIQKFTSNFQWHYVCTSENPADCLSRGLSPQSLKSKLGELWFNGPEYLHSYDYVHSDGKGKSQVITITELKVEKETCNLCNIKNSMYDVLDKSSDLEKLTRIMCYVNRFIYNCNAKNVNKKKGNLCPEELNSALLSIIKLDQEKHFMQEIKSLKSNNVLKSNLNNLNPFLDSEGLLRVGGRLQNADLTFSQRHPIILPKQSNITRLLILKEHLRLKHAGQKLILNSLNEHYWLLNANREIKSVLHKCLICFKLKAKAASQLMGSLPLDRVRMSRPFQIVGTDYAGPFYVKQTRVRNPYVVIFVCFTTKAIHIELASDMTTETFLACLRRFIFRRNKPSKIYCDNGSYFRGANNVLKDLYNMQSSTKHQNDVINYCNSERIQFHFIPSYSPIFGGLWEAGVKSIKYHLKRVISDTVLTFEELYTVLVQIEGILNSRPLTAMSRDQSDMSYLTPAHFLTGSPITSYPELNLVDTKVGKLSFWKQCMQMQQNFWKQWHKQYLVTLQNRPKWQNVQPNLKEGMLVLLRNENASPLKWPVGRIINVFPGKDGRVRALDIKTFKGSIVKTSIMNVCPLPLNDS; this is encoded by the coding sequence ATGAAAACGAAGCGCGGTTTATGTTTAAATGATATAATGCTCAACGGAGATGTTGTCCAAAGTGAATTGTTTGATATATTGGTGTTATTAAGaacttataggtatattttactaTGTGATGTGAAAGCTATGTACAGGCAAATACTTGTTGATGAACCATTCTGTTGTTTGCAGAATATATTATGGCGGAATTCTTGTAATGATCCAGTACAATGTATACAGTTAAAAACTGTTACATATGGTTTAAAAAGTTCGGCATTTCTAGCTACTCGCTGTTTGATGGAACTAGCTAATAATTTCGAAAATGAATATCCATTAGCATCCTTTGTTTTAAAACATTCTAGTTACATGGATGATATTCAATGTGGTAGCCAGGATATTTCTGAGTTATGTCGTATCAAGGACGAATTAGTTAAACTTATGAGCGAGGCGAGTTTCTCCCTGCATAAGTGGTTTTCAAACTGTCCAGAAATATTGAAAGATATTCCATTAGAATTGCAATATTTAGGTAATCGTGATTTAAAGGAAAATggtaatgtatgtatgaaaactcTAGGTTTATCCTATGATGTGTCTACTGATGCCTTATCTATGCGTTGTCCTCAAGCTGAGATCCTTGAGAGATACACCAAGAGACAAGTTCTCAGCTTTATAAGCCAATTTTTTGATCCGTTAGGTCTGATAGGTCCAGTGATAGTGCAAGCTAAGCACTTCATGCAAAAGGTGTGGTTTTTAGATCTAAAATGGGATGATTATTTACCTGATACCCTAAATACGGAATGGGTCGACTTTGCTACTGCTTTGgtaaaaatgtcttctattgaTGTACCTAgaaatattaatgtgttttcCTCGCAATCGTTGGAGTTAGTAGGTTATACTGACGCTTCTGATATTGCATACGGGTGCTGCTTGTATATAAGAGTTGTTGATGACAACAAAAATGTTAAAGTTAACCTATTGTGTTCTAAATCTCGTATAAATCCGAAAAATAAGAAACTTACTACACCTAGGCTAGAATTAAACGGTGCTTTATTATTGTCTATGTTGGCTAAGAAAGTATATGACGTTTTAagtctaaaatataatgtaaaaacctTTCTTTATTCTGATTCCCAGATTGTACTTGCGTGGGTGGGTACTGAGCCTGAAAAATTGGGTGTTTATGTTCACAATAGAgtgaaacaaatacaaaaatttacTTCAAATTTTCAGTGGCATTATGTATGTACCAGTGAAAATCCTGCGGATTGTTTATCTAGGGGCTTATCACCTCAGTCACTCAAGTCCAAGTTGGGAGAATTATGGTTTAATGGACCAGAATATTTACATAGTTATGATTATGTACATTCAGATGGTAAAGGTAAAAGTCAAGTAATTACTATTACAGAACTAAAAGTAGAAAAAGAAACATGTAATTTGTGTAATATCAAAAATTCTATGTATGATGTGTTAGATAAATCTTCTGACCTTGAAAAGCTAACCAGGattatgtgttatgtaaaccgatttatttataattgcaatgcaaaaaatgtaaacaagaaAAAGGGTAATTTATGTCCTGAAGAACTAAATTCTGCCTTGCTTTCTATTATCAAACTCGACCAAGAGAAGCATTTTATGCAAGAGATAAAGTCTTTAAAgtcaaataatgttttaaagtccaatttaaataatttaaatcctTTCTTAGATTCTGAAGGCTTACTAAGAGTGGGAGGGCGTTTACAAAACGCAGACCTGACTTTCAGTCAGCGTCATCCTATTATCTTGCCAAAACAGTCTAATATTACTAGACTGCTCATTCTAAAAGAACATTTACGATTGAAACATGCTGGGCAGAAATTAATTCTCAATAGTTTGAATGAACATTACTGGCTCCTTAATGCTAATAGGGAGATAAAGTCTGTATTACATAAATGTTTAATTTGCTTTAAACTTAAAGCTAAGGCTGCTTCACAGCTCATGGGCTCTTTGCCATTGGATAGGGTGCGTATGTCTCGTCCATTTCAAATTGTGGGCACAGACTATGCTGGACCCTTCTATGTAAAACAGACTAGGGTTAGAAATCCTTATGTTgtcatttttgtgtgttttactACTAAAGCTATCCATATAGAATTAGCTTCCGATATGACGACTGAAACATTTTTAGCTTGTTTGAgaagatttatttttagaagAAATAAGCCCTCTAAGATTTACTGTGACAATGGATCATATTTTAGGGGAgctaataatgttttaaaagacTTATATAATATGCAGTCTTCCACAAAACACCAAAACGatgttataaattattgtaacaGTGAAAGGATTCAATTCCATTTTATTCCCTCTTATTCTCCGATATTTGGTGGTTTGTGGGAAGCTGGCGTGAAGAGTATTAAATATCACTTGAAAAGAGTAATTTCAGATACTGTTTTGACATTTGAAGAATTGTACACAGTCTTAGTACAAATAGAAGGAATATTGAATTCTCGTCCTCTTACTGCTATGTCTAGAGATCAAAGTGATATGTCTTACTTAACGCCTGCGCATTTTTTAACTGGATCACCTATTACTTCATATCCAGAATTAAACCTAGTTGATACTAAAGTAGGTAAACTTAGTTTCTGGAAACAGTGTATGCAAATGCAGCAGAATTTTTGGAAGCAATGGCATAAGCAGTATTTAGTAACTTTGCAAAATAGACCTAAATGGCAAAATGTTCAGCCGAACTTGAAAGAAGGGATGTTAGTCCTTTTAAGGAATGAAAACGCTTCACCTTTGAAGTGGCCAGTTGGTAGAATCATTAATGTCTTTCCAGGCAAAGATGGAAGAGTTCGAGCTCttgatataaaaacatttaaaggGTCTATTGTTAAAACTAGTATCATGAATGTTTGCCCCTTGCCTCTAAATGATTCCTAA
- the LOC126370203 gene encoding uncharacterized protein LOC126370203 isoform X4 codes for MFTILFRVRFCIIYNLAKKSIIGCKKYIIRYLLHIVHIFIMSEDKAKLKALVAERGYIKGTLSRLNNFCHDADAMAATSREALREKRLRMSEAFQEYMQLNKAILVLADEDAENYGEYEDKYYESVGLLDKACSGPQTEAKPNGGENSNPEKRALALENTSEEKQPSFTAKSTRAPKVSGVAAAEKPQPACLAA; via the exons ATGTTTACGATTTTATTTCGTGTtcgattttgtataatttataatttggcaAAGAAAAGCATAATtggttgtaaaaaatatataataagatacCTTTTACATATAGTACAT ATTTTCATAATGAGTGAAGATAAGGCAAAGTTAAAGGCTCTCGTCGCCGAGCGGGGATATATCAAGGGGACTTTGTCACGGCTAAACAACTTTTGCCACGATGCTGATGCAATGGCGGCTACCTCGCGTGAGGCCTTACGTGAAAAACGTCTTCGCATGTCGGAGGCTTttcaagaatatatgcagttaAACAAGGCGATTTTAGTGCTGGCCGACGAGGACGCTGAAAATTACGGCGAATATGAGGACAAATATTACGAGTCTGTTGGGCTGCTGGATAAGGCCTGCTCGGGTCCGCAAACCGAGGCCAAACCGAATGGCGGTGAGAATTCTAACCCAG AGAAGCGTGCATTGGCACTGGAAAACACCTCGGAGGAGAAGCAGCCATCATTTACTGCTAAGTCTACGCGAGCTCCTAAAGTCAGCGGGGTAGCGGCAGCAGAGAAGCCTCAGCCAGCAT GTCTTGCAGCGTGA
- the LOC126370372 gene encoding uncharacterized protein LOC126370372 — MWDGGKLPDMKRPVIGRRAAASNNGDLPHPREVAQWRKDARDVLFHTWEEALESPNSSRELVAAIRPVLRSWVECPGAPNYHLTQVLTGHGCFGEYLFGVVRREPTAECHHCAGGMVDTARHTREECPAWAVPRAALSAVIGPDLSLPAMIVAMVGSEAAWRAVATFSDAVMSEKEAAERERENSADSLPMRRRRPGRRRQAHLVNINRAPP, encoded by the exons ATGTGGGATGGTGGAAAACTTCCTGATATGAAAAg gccggtcatagggcGGCGCGCCGCAGCCAGCAACAACGGCGATCTCCCACATCCTCGGGAGGTGGCGCAGTGGAGAAAGGACGCCCGTGATGTTCTCTTCCACACATGGGAAGAGGCTCTTGAATCCCCGAATTCAAGCCGAGAGTTGGTGGCGGCAATTCGACCAGTTCTTCGGAGCTGGGTCGAGTGCCCTGGCGCTCCCAACTACCACCTCACGCAGGTCCTCACCGGGCACGGGTGCTTTGGTGAGTACCTGTTTGGGGTGGTCAGGAGGGAACCAACTGCCGAGTGCCACCACTGTGCTGGCGGTATGGTGGACACGGCACGGCACACGCGCGAGGAGTGCCCCGCTTGGGCGGTCCCTCGCGCTGCCTTGTCCGCCGTGATAGGCCCGGATCTCTCACTGCCGGCCATGATCGTGGCCATGGTCGGAAGTGAAGCGGCTTGGAGAGCGGTCGCCACCTTCTCAGACGCAGTGATGTCGGagaaggaagcggcggagagAGAGCGGGAGAACTCCGCGGACTCTCTTCCGATGCGCCGCAGGCGACCTGGAAGGCGGCGACAGGCGCACCTGGTCAATATAAACcgagcgccgccttga
- the LOC126370306 gene encoding glutathione S-transferase-like encodes MATKKLHYFDVNGLGEAIRYILHYAGEKFEDIRYDRKSWPIKNVKDSLPFGLLPLYEEGNRSLHQSLAIARYVARKANLVPTDPWEEAVLDAVVYSVYDIWGHLIPYIKETDPVKKQEIKKKMMDETIDYFFSRFEKELKKNGGYFGGKLTWADFILVTFVEAVNLFFDTEIERNYPAVKALVQKIQSLPRVKDYIATRKPYTV; translated from the exons ATGGCTACTAAGAAACTGCATTATTTTGACGTCAATGGACTTGGTGAAGCCATCAG gTACATACTGCACTATGCTGGGGAGAAGTTCGAAGACATCAGATATGATAGGAAGAGTTGGCCAATCAAGAATGTCAAggact CTCTTCCCTTCGGCCTGTTGCCTCTGTACGAAGAGGGCAACCGTTCTCTGCATCAGTCGTTAGCAATCGCCAGGTATGTCGCCAGGAAGGCCAACCTCGTGCCAACTGACCCCTGGGAGGAGGCTGTGTTGGATGCTGTTGTCTACAGTGTCTACGACATCTGGGGCC ATCTCATCCCTTACATCAAGGAAACCGACCCGGTAAAGAAACAAGAAATCAAGAAGAAGATGATGGATGAAACCATTGACTACTTCTTCTCAAGGTTCGAGAAGGAACTTAAGAAAAATGGCGGATATTTTGGTGGAAAA TTGACCTGGGCTGACTTCATCCTTGTCACCTTTGTTGAAGCCGTCAATCTGTTCTTCGACACTGAAATTGAAAGGAATTACCCCGCGGTCAAAGCTCTAGTCCAAAAGATCCAGTCATTACCTAGAGTTAAGGACTACATCGCCACCAGGAAGCCTTACACTGTCTAG